The following nucleotide sequence is from Solanum dulcamara chromosome 7, daSolDulc1.2, whole genome shotgun sequence.
atgaaaaataaatttccaaCTCAAGAAAAATCGATAGAAGGGAGATGTCCACTACCTGCTGCCGTAGGCGAACAAAGGAAGACCTATCAGCCTTAAAGAGTAAGGCCTTTGTTATTGTGAATCTTCGTTGAATGACCTCAGACCTGTTGAGGAAGAACACATGTAATTACTAATACAGAGGATACACACTCTGTCTCTACTCTTAAAAATAGGTGCTTTGGATGGTCACGATTCATGTGATATAATCTGTAGTCATTCAAGTAAACCTAATAAAAAACAGAGGCCTGAAATCTGAATGGAGAAGAAGGGGGTGAGGGTGACAAAATAAGGTATCTTTGACAAAGGTTGATTTGCATGTGTTCAAAACTGGAAAACACTCTTGGAAAAGAAATGTCAAAATCATAAGCAGTCAACTTTGTAAGTAGCTATATTTTAGCCTCATGGTTCTTTTGTAAATCTGGCTCCCAGCACATAATTTTGTGCTGATGAATATACTGTTACCAtagaatagaaaaaaaagaaagaaatataaaacataCTTGTGCTGTAGCTCATTCCTTGCTTCAACCAAGCAATTAACAAATTGACCAACCTGCATCATAGTACAACAATTTATGAATCTCAAAGGTCTGAACAATCAAAGCCAATCCAATTATATAAACAAAAGAATGAAAGTTCTAAGAGAAAATGACTTGGGAGAATGACACTCAATCAAGCTGGATTATATTCcattatttattcttaatgaaataaaatattaactTCATTTGAATTGACAGAAGTAGGAGAGCAATGATGAATACTGTTATGTCCTCCATACATAACTACAGTAAATCCCAAATGGAAACTTCTCTCTGTAGATGCACAAATCATATTATACAATACCAGGATAGCTATGCTAATAGATTAATCATGAGTTGTAATTTTAATGCACTACTGTGAAGCTCTAACTTCTCAAGGTCATTCATGGCATAGATAGCTTTAGGCAGAATACTCCACAAGAAGATTGGTATCACAGAACTTCTCTCTTGTTCACTTGGAACAAAAAGGCCGTGACTGCCAAATTCTAAACCAACCCATTTTTGACTACCTTGCACTATGGTCAACAGATGTTTGATTCCACTAATCCATCCAATAGAAAGATCAAATGAGTGACCAAAGTTACATCTCATGAACTTCATCTAATGAATGCTTTCTTAAGCCAGCCTGTTCAGCAATTAACCTACTGTGCATTCGGAAAATCAGTTAAGAGAGAAGCATAGATCATCAGTGACACCCGATAAATATGATCACATGTAACCAAGAAGCCTTGACTGAAGTTTATACTTCCTGATTAGCTAATTAACTACATAATATATCTCTGCTTAATCTTCCTCCATGCCTCTCTACCCTACCTTTGTGGGGTAAGGTTTGTGTACACCACACCCTCCCTAGACTCCACTTGTGAgactatactgggtttgttggtGTTGTGCTGATACGTCTTGGATCCACAACAGATTTGACAAGCTGGTAGTTGATAAAAGCATGGGCAAAATAAAAGTGTTCTTGCTGAGCACTTGCTGCATATCTCTAAATTCCTACTATTCCATTTAGATAAGCAACGAGCTCGCACAAACTTCAAACTGATTCCCACAACCTGGAAAGATATTTCCACTTGCTAAGGCATCCAAGgtataactcataaatcatgatGCAGAATCATTTCTTCAAGGCAGAGAACTTTGGAGAGACCAAGCCTATTGTTGGCCTTCAGTCTTGAAGGTCGTGAGGAGCATTGTCTTAAAATGCATTCTCAAGGGGTACCTTGAGCTCGCTTGCAAGTTGAGGCGTTTTCCCCTGTGCTTCAGGCACACCTTCATCCACACCTTCTCTGAGGATATGCTGATAGACTAGCCACACAAGAGAGATGCACCATTACTCATATCTATGGATTTGACTAccaatatgctaccccaccccacccccccaCCCAGTGAAAAGCTAATTCTTCACAAAGTTCCAAGAAGTCAATTTCTTGTTTTCTAGCTAAGGTGGATACTTATTCAATGCATAGACACCTGAAAAATTGAGGTAATTTTATTAACAATCATTACCAAGGTGGTACTGACAGATAACCCAAAAAGTGTGGATCTGCCCCCTTTACTAGGTTAGACATGATTGGGGCTTTGCACACTTTGTAATTGTTAACCCACTGCCGTCTGCCTTAGTGCTGTCATACTGTTAATAGAATATCATTACttattaagaaaaacaagacaaTTATGTGTGCTGCACCATCTACAACGTTTCTCCTAATCCAAAAGTgcagattattttttttgaacagGTTAACCAAAGTATAGTTTTTGGAGACATCTAGACTTTACGAAATGAAGTGTGTTCCTCTTTCCCTTCAAAACACTTGCTTTCATTTATGACCATATTGTCCAGATGATGCATAATGGAATTTCCCTCTAGCTTTGACTCTGTATCTTATCTATTCTTTGCCCCTGTCAGCTGTTGATTTGTTATTTCAAGTCGTTTGGCATCAACCACTTGActctaaaaataatcataaacatTGACCAAATTTTCGAATTAACATTTTCCTTCCAATTAGTTAATTGACTCAGTACACCTAAACAACTTCTTTCACCTACTAcctcaaattaatattttccttcCAACTTATTATGTCAGACGTGTCTTTGCGAAAACAAACTGATCAGCCCCAAAACTGTTACTCTTGAAAAAGACTGGAGTAGCTTCAAAAAACAAACACTACCCTGGATAATTTTTAATTCCTGTCTTGAGAAGAAGAAAGGAAATCGTTAAGAAGGTGCGGAAGTCTACTCTCTTTTACTGGCAAACATTTAATCGTGTCACACTTTTACCTAGCCCCCAATGTATGATAAGATTTAGCCCAATGGAAAGTTAAAAATTAagccaaaccgatggtcaagctCATGAAACCTTAAAAGGAAATAGAACTCATGTTCAAGCTTGAAATGTAGATATCCTTCATCATGGAGGTTGAATATagaacaaacaacaacaacaacgtacCCAGTGAGTtctggggaggatagagtgtacgtagatcttaccactacctcttgaaggtagagaggttgtttctgagagacctcaactcagaatctcagtACAAACATCACAGGCAGGTAAGTTATTGCAGTGATGTGTTTGTATCTACCTTAATTTAGTCATACATACATAGAAGAGCCGTCCAATTCAACAATGACCACATCAAGACGCAACCTTAATTAAATTCAAAGATTGGGTATATGCTTTATACAATTAACATTCAAACAGAGTAAAGAAAAACCTGAGCCAAAGTCAATCCATTCGACTCGTGAGACCTAACAAGCTCATCGTAATGTTGCTTAATTTTTCTCTGAGTTGCACTAGACGACTTCGTAAAAGGGTATAAACACACCAATTCCTCCTTCTCCTTCACAACCCCAGAATCCCTCTTCCCTTCCTCCTCACTATTCGAATCGGGTCTCTTCTTCTTAGCCcgtttcttcttcttcgtccTCTCCTTATCCTTGTCCTCTTCCACCCTTTCTGCATCAAAACCCGATTCAACCTTATTCGGGGTATCACCCAATTCATTAGCGAACAATTTCGCCCATTTAGGTGAATTGGAGGGTAAGATCTCGAGAAGAATAGAATGGGTTAAATGGGTCGGGTCAGATTGATGCGTAATCTCCTGGTCTTCCTCATTCTTGTTATCTAAAGTAGATTCCTGTATAGATAACTCTTCTCGGACTTTAATTAGATGTTGATGGGTGTCATTAATCTTCTTCTTAGTAAGCTTAGAGTAAAGGGAAAAAATGAGAATGGTGAGAGAACAAAACGAGAAAGTGaagaagaaaagcaaaaaaGGGGACAATACTGATTGCTtctgctgctgctgctgatgATGAATGTGACAGTAGGATGGAGAAAATTGGTTAGagtggaagaaaaagaagagaaaattagGAGTCGCCGCCATGGGAACGCGTCATTTACAGaagaaaacacacacacacagtAGTTAGCACCTGGAGTTTTTGTGATATATAGAGAGCCGAAAGAGAGACTAACAACAGTTTCTTCTAAAACACTGACTCCATACTTTTTAGTCCATCTCTCTCTATTCTTATTTGTTGTTATCACTCAACTCTATTCGGATTGGTAAGTATatgtaagaaaaaataaatagagtatgggtaaaataaaaaatataaaataaaattattaaataataagtaatgAGCAACTATTAGATTATACCATATCCAtagttatataaaataaaattttcgtCGTCatctaataataaatataacgAAATTTGATATTAACTTTTTGCTACTTGGCGATTCGAACTCATAATTTtagaattgaaattgaaaggTACTTACCCTCCGAACAACTCATTTTTGATAagttaaagatatttttataatcTGTTTAgagattattttaaaaaataacttttaaacaCTTTTAAAATGTGtagataaaatttaaaaaaatacttttaatcacttatttttaaggcaaaAGCTATAAATCCATCTAAACATGCTCTTAATcctttattgttatttaatcgAAAGTCCTGTTTTTTTTAATAGGTGAGGTAATTTAGGATCTAGGATTCCGGttttctgttttttctttttctattcgAAATTCAATGCACTCCTTAATGTAAACTTACTACTAAAAAGGTTAATTGACTTCTGAGTTGTGAGTTTACACAACAGGTTTTCTTAAGCTTTAAAGAAAATTAATcctaagaagggagaataaaattaaaaggaaaaagaagatgGAATAATAAAGAGCTTCAAATAGAAGATTTTCTTTCACAGGAAAAAGCAACATAAAGCTTTATTTGACCACAATGTATTCAAATTCTTTATCATTTGAAATTACTCTATAGACTGCAAGAcaacttttttttgaaaaagattaGTTCAGGGCAGTAAATGTTCAGTCCTCAGTGTAGATATGTACAATTCTCAAATTTGAAATATGTCATCAGAAAAGGGTGAATTCAATGCACTGTAATGTAATCTTGTTGATGTGGAGAtgacaatataaaaaaaagtaaaagtttccTAAGAGTATTTATTTCTACATCATCTTTAGTGAAAACTGAGAAAAGGCCAAATTGTTGACACATTAATGTAACTTACTCCCAACAATCAATTATTCTAAAGAGTTAATTTCCAACAATTAGTTACAACaaaattcatgaccaaataTACTACTATATGCCCCTTGGAATTGAAAATGAAAAGCTTGCTACAGTTTGTATAAACATGAAGCTACCTTTCATCTATTCTGATCTTTGCACATCTCTATTATTGCTGTAAACAGGTAACAACCATCCACCACTGAGTTTCCTTCTCTCTTATAACATCTCCGATAAACCACAAATATTGCAGCCATCACATAAATGGGAATCACGCATTTGTCTGTCCTCATATCAGCAGCTACTACACTGTTTCTTTTAGTTCAAGTATACAGAACTAAAAATTACAGTTTTGAGCTTCA
It contains:
- the LOC129896128 gene encoding uncharacterized protein LOC129896128, which produces MAATPNFLFFFFHSNQFSPSYCHIHHQQQQQKQSVLSPFLLFFFTFSFCSLTILIFSLYSKLTKKKINDTHQHLIKVREELSIQESTLDNKNEEDQEITHQSDPTHLTHSILLEILPSNSPKWAKLFANELGDTPNKVESGFDAERVEEDKDKERTKKKKRAKKKRPDSNSEEEGKRDSGVVKEKEELVCLYPFTKSSSATQRKIKQHYDELVRSHESNGLTLAQVGQFVNCLVEARNELQHKSEVIQRRFTITKALLFKADRSSFVRLRQQIYKLELEQKRLEEDAFVYNWLQQQLKLSPAYKKMLEIGADMEMKAKSSELVENTEAELPDISFEELLAQEKKDAFWQKNGRTKVYSG